The following proteins come from a genomic window of Planifilum fulgidum:
- a CDS encoding DUF2626 family protein, which translates to MDRMFRVLGFWTFVIALMFLAGQLYTPAILFFVQTALFVILGYMGFTERTYMYLFWGYMIVSFLGIVSYSFFMMPQG; encoded by the coding sequence ATGGACCGCATGTTTCGCGTCCTCGGTTTTTGGACCTTTGTCATCGCTCTGATGTTTCTCGCGGGACAGCTTTACACCCCTGCCATCCTGTTCTTTGTGCAGACGGCGCTCTTCGTCATTCTCGGCTACATGGGCTTCACGGAACGTACTTATATGTACCTGTTTTGGGGTTACATGATCGTCTCCTTCCTGGGGATCGTCTCCTATTCCTTCTTTATGATGCCTCAGGGATAA
- a CDS encoding hydroxymethylglutaryl-CoA lyase, giving the protein MPEVRIVEVGLRDGLQNESAILPTEVKRKIAEGLIAAGVRDIEATSFVHPRWIPQLADAEELAGSLPRAEGVRYRALVPNRKGLERALDTPIDEYAVFLSASETHNRKNINKSIDETFPVLEEVVQLARERGKRVRGYVSTVFGCPYEGEVSVAQVAKVCDRLFEMGVYEVSLGDTIGVAHPRQVKEVLQDLLRLFPADRLAGHFHDTRGTALVNAYVALEMGITTLDSSFGGLGGCPYAPGASGNVATEDLVYMLEGMGVSTGIDLEALCRVSASVQERIGRRLPSKVLQSTLASRPRKRGEKE; this is encoded by the coding sequence ATGCCGGAGGTCCGAATCGTCGAGGTGGGACTCCGCGACGGATTGCAGAACGAATCGGCCATTTTGCCGACGGAAGTGAAAAGGAAGATCGCCGAGGGGTTGATCGCCGCCGGGGTGAGGGACATCGAAGCGACTTCCTTCGTCCATCCCCGCTGGATTCCCCAGCTGGCCGACGCGGAGGAGCTGGCCGGGTCCCTGCCCCGGGCGGAGGGCGTCCGTTATCGGGCCCTGGTTCCCAACCGGAAGGGGCTGGAGCGGGCCCTTGACACCCCGATCGACGAGTATGCGGTGTTTCTGTCGGCCAGCGAAACCCACAACCGGAAAAATATCAACAAGAGCATCGACGAGACATTCCCGGTTCTGGAAGAAGTGGTCCAGCTCGCCCGGGAACGGGGGAAGCGGGTCCGCGGTTACGTGTCGACGGTGTTCGGTTGCCCCTATGAAGGCGAAGTTTCCGTGGCCCAGGTGGCCAAGGTGTGTGACCGCCTGTTTGAAATGGGGGTCTACGAGGTTTCCCTCGGCGACACGATCGGCGTGGCCCATCCGCGGCAAGTGAAGGAAGTGCTTCAGGATCTTTTGAGGCTGTTTCCCGCCGACCGGTTGGCCGGACATTTCCACGACACCCGGGGAACCGCCCTGGTGAACGCCTATGTCGCCCTGGAGATGGGCATTACCACGCTGGACAGTTCCTTCGGGGGATTGGGGGGGTGTCCCTATGCTCCGGGAGCCTCCGGAAATGTGGCCACCGAGGATCTGGTGTACATGCTGGAAGGCATGGGCGTGTCGACGGGGATCGATCTGGAGGCCCTGTGCCGGGTAAGTGCTTCGGTTCAAGAGCGGATCGGCCGGAGGCTTCCGTCCAAGGTGTTGCAGAGCACCCTGGCATCACGACCGCGGAAAAGGGGAGAAAAAGAATGA
- a CDS encoding acetyl-CoA carboxylase biotin carboxyl carrier protein subunit: MKKIEANMAGTVLQVLVQPGDRVEAGQDVAVLESMKMEVPIQAESSGTVSAVKVETGSFVNEGDVLIELED, encoded by the coding sequence GTGAAAAAGATCGAAGCAAACATGGCCGGTACCGTGCTTCAGGTGTTGGTGCAGCCCGGAGATCGGGTGGAGGCGGGGCAGGACGTGGCGGTATTGGAGTCGATGAAGATGGAAGTGCCGATTCAGGCGGAATCCTCCGGGACCGTGTCGGCGGTGAAGGTGGAGACGGGCTCTTTCGTGAATGAGGGGGACGTGCTGATCGAATTGGAGGACTGA
- a CDS encoding acetyl-CoA carboxylase biotin carboxylase subunit: MALRKILIANRGEIARRILRTCRKRGLAVVAVHSEADRDLPFVREADEAVEIGPPPVAQSYLNMDAILEAAERTGADAVHPGYGLLSENAAFARKVEEAGLVFIGPRPEVIEAMGDKVNARRTMERAGVPVVPGTLEGVSSAEEAARLAESVGYPLMLKASCGGGGIGMQVCRSREELIRVFPSAQGRAKAYFGDGTLFLEKYIERPRHVEVQVAADGNGTVIHLFERECSIQRRNQKIVEESLSPSIRPETRARLVEAAIRAARFVGYTGVGTVEFLVDAEERIYFLEMNTRLQVEHPVTEMITGLDLVAMQLDIAEGKKLSLSQEEIRAEGHAIEFRICAEDPGTFLPSPGSVELFQPPEGPGIRVDAGIESGNAVTPFYDPLVAKLIVSGSNREEALARSREALAAFRIEGIRTNLPLHRRIVEDPRFVRGKYDTRFLETL; the protein is encoded by the coding sequence ATGGCACTCAGGAAAATATTGATCGCAAATCGCGGCGAAATTGCCAGACGGATTCTTCGCACCTGCCGTAAGCGCGGCCTGGCGGTGGTGGCCGTCCATTCCGAAGCGGATCGGGATCTGCCCTTCGTCCGGGAAGCGGATGAAGCGGTGGAAATCGGACCGCCTCCGGTTGCGCAGAGCTATCTGAACATGGACGCCATCCTGGAGGCGGCCGAGAGAACCGGCGCCGATGCCGTTCACCCCGGATATGGGCTTTTGTCGGAGAATGCCGCCTTTGCCCGCAAGGTGGAGGAGGCGGGCTTGGTCTTCATCGGTCCCCGCCCCGAAGTGATTGAAGCGATGGGGGACAAGGTGAACGCCCGCAGAACGATGGAGCGGGCCGGCGTGCCGGTGGTTCCCGGAACGCTGGAGGGCGTGTCTTCCGCGGAGGAGGCGGCAAGGCTGGCGGAGTCGGTCGGCTATCCGCTGATGCTGAAGGCGAGTTGTGGCGGGGGCGGAATCGGCATGCAGGTCTGCCGCTCCCGGGAAGAGCTGATCCGCGTCTTCCCATCGGCCCAGGGAAGGGCGAAGGCCTATTTCGGCGACGGGACTCTTTTTTTGGAAAAGTACATCGAACGGCCCCGCCATGTGGAGGTTCAAGTGGCCGCCGACGGGAACGGAACGGTGATTCACCTTTTTGAGCGGGAATGCTCGATTCAGCGCCGCAATCAGAAAATCGTGGAGGAAAGCCTTTCTCCCTCCATCCGCCCCGAAACCCGGGCGCGTTTGGTCGAAGCGGCGATTCGGGCCGCCCGGTTCGTGGGATACACGGGAGTGGGCACGGTGGAGTTTCTGGTGGATGCCGAGGAGCGGATATACTTTTTGGAGATGAACACCCGTCTGCAGGTGGAGCACCCGGTGACGGAGATGATCACCGGGCTGGATCTCGTGGCCATGCAGCTGGACATTGCGGAGGGGAAAAAGCTGTCCCTGTCGCAGGAGGAGATCCGGGCCGAAGGGCATGCCATCGAGTTTCGGATCTGCGCGGAGGATCCCGGGACTTTTCTGCCGTCTCCCGGTTCGGTGGAGCTCTTTCAGCCGCCCGAGGGGCCGGGAATTCGCGTCGACGCCGGGATCGAGTCGGGCAACGCGGTGACGCCCTTCTATGATCCCCTCGTCGCGAAGTTGATTGTAAGCGGTTCAAATCGGGAGGAAGCCCTCGCCCGCAGCCGCGAGGCGCTGGCTGCGTTTCGCATCGAGGGCATCCGGACCAATCTTCCCCTCCATCGCAGAATCGTGGAGGATCCGCGTTTTGTCCGGGGAAAATACGACACCCGTTTTCTGGAAACCCTCTGA
- a CDS encoding enoyl-CoA hydratase/isomerase family protein, whose amino-acid sequence METLRLERYRGVGLIRFHRPEVRNAVNLRMMDELETVLREWRQDDAVRTVLLAGDRHAFVSGGDLSELHRLTREEEIYPVMARMGRLLLELQDLGKPTIAAVEGAAVGGGCEIAVSCDFRLASDRARFGFVQVRLGITSGWGGGTRLLSLLKRSDALYLLLTGEVIDSETALRIGLVDRVFPGGEGFEGAALDFAERIASAPLGVIREYIAIANRVRQEGWSRNEMVELESRACSRLWETPEHRSAVEAFLEKKRRID is encoded by the coding sequence ATGGAAACCCTTCGACTGGAAAGATATCGCGGTGTCGGGCTCATTCGCTTTCACCGTCCGGAGGTGAGAAACGCGGTCAATCTCCGGATGATGGATGAATTGGAGACGGTGCTGCGCGAGTGGCGGCAGGATGATGCGGTCAGAACCGTCCTGTTGGCGGGGGATCGCCATGCCTTTGTTTCCGGGGGGGATTTGAGCGAACTGCATCGGTTGACCCGGGAGGAGGAGATTTACCCGGTGATGGCCCGGATGGGACGTTTGCTTCTGGAGCTTCAGGATTTGGGGAAACCGACCATCGCGGCCGTTGAGGGAGCCGCCGTGGGAGGCGGGTGTGAAATCGCCGTCAGCTGCGATTTTCGACTCGCCTCCGACCGGGCCCGCTTCGGTTTTGTTCAGGTCCGGCTGGGCATCACGTCGGGATGGGGCGGGGGAACCCGGTTGCTTTCGCTTTTGAAACGGAGTGACGCCCTCTACCTGCTTTTGACCGGCGAGGTGATCGACAGCGAAACCGCGCTTCGCATCGGCCTGGTTGACCGGGTTTTTCCGGGCGGAGAGGGGTTCGAAGGGGCGGCCTTGGATTTTGCCGAACGGATTGCGTCGGCTCCCCTCGGTGTCATTCGGGAATATATCGCCATCGCCAACCGGGTTCGCCAGGAAGGATGGTCGCGGAACGAAATGGTCGAATTGGAGAGCCGCGCTTGTTCCCGGCTGTGGGAGACGCCGGAGCATCGCTCCGCTGTGGAAGCATTTCTTGAAAAAAAGCGGCGGATCGATTAA
- a CDS encoding RsfA family transcriptional regulator: protein MAVKRQDAWTPDDDLVLAEVTLRHIREGSTQLAAFEEVAEKLGRTPAACGFRWNSCVRKKYEAAIQIAKAQRQKRNQSGRLRLSGQVQGDQETLSSLEAIIRYLRRHKNEVAELRKRQKELEKELKQKEEKIEQLVKENEEMKNRLNHVETDYQAVNDDYKTLIQIMDRARKLALLENEREEDKPKIRMEENENLERVDK, encoded by the coding sequence ATGGCTGTTAAGAGGCAGGACGCATGGACACCCGATGACGACTTGGTTTTGGCAGAGGTGACGCTGCGTCACATCCGGGAAGGAAGCACCCAGCTGGCAGCCTTTGAAGAGGTGGCTGAAAAATTGGGGAGAACCCCCGCCGCCTGCGGTTTCCGCTGGAACAGCTGCGTCCGCAAGAAATACGAGGCCGCCATTCAGATCGCCAAAGCGCAGCGCCAGAAACGGAATCAGAGCGGGCGGTTGCGCCTTTCCGGACAGGTTCAGGGGGATCAAGAGACGCTGTCTTCCCTGGAGGCGATCATCCGCTATTTGAGGCGTCATAAAAACGAAGTGGCGGAACTGCGCAAGAGACAAAAGGAATTGGAAAAGGAACTGAAGCAGAAAGAAGAGAAAATCGAACAGCTCGTCAAAGAAAATGAAGAAATGAAAAACCGCCTCAACCATGTGGAGACGGATTATCAGGCCGTAAACGACGATTACAAAACCCTGATTCAGATCATGGATCGGGCCCGGAAGTTGGCCCTGCTGGAAAACGAGCGGGAGGAAGATAAACCGAAAATCCGCATGGAGGAAAACGAGAATCTGGAACGGGTCGACAAATGA
- a CDS encoding acyl-CoA carboxylase subunit beta has product MEESTIRKWEEQTARIKRGGAPKYHEKLEKQNKLFVRRRLELLFDGDVELEDGLFANALADGLPADGVVTGIGRINGRPVCVMANDSTVKAGSWGARTVEKIIRIQETAERLRIPMVYMVDSAGARITDQVEMFPGRRGAGRIFYNQVKLSGVVPQVCVLFGPSAAGGAYIPAFCDVVIMVDKNASMYLGSPRMAEMVIGERVSLEEMGGARMHCSVSGCGDFLAKDEEEAILLARQYLSYFPANYAEKPPVEPGKDPSPSARRVSEIVPDNQNVPFDMMQVIEAIVDEGSFLEVKKLFARELITGLARLNGRPVGIIANQSKVKGGVLFVDSADKAARFITLCDAFQIPLLFLADVPGFMIGTQVERAGIIRHGAKMIAAVSEATVPKISVIVRKAYGAGLYAMAGPAFDPDCCLALPTAQIAVMGPEAAVNAVYRNKIEELSEPERTKFVMEKREEYKKDIDIYRLAHELIVDDIVHPDRLREELIRRLEAYSSKQKVFSERKHPVYPV; this is encoded by the coding sequence ATGGAAGAATCCACAATCAGAAAATGGGAGGAGCAGACCGCAAGGATCAAGCGGGGCGGCGCTCCGAAATACCATGAAAAGCTGGAGAAACAGAACAAGCTGTTCGTCCGGCGCCGGTTGGAGCTTCTCTTTGATGGGGATGTGGAGCTGGAGGACGGACTGTTCGCCAATGCCCTGGCCGACGGTCTGCCGGCGGACGGGGTGGTGACGGGGATCGGGCGCATCAACGGCCGTCCGGTCTGCGTCATGGCCAACGATTCGACGGTGAAGGCGGGATCCTGGGGTGCCCGCACCGTCGAAAAGATCATCCGCATCCAGGAGACCGCGGAGCGCCTGCGCATTCCGATGGTCTACATGGTGGATTCCGCCGGAGCCCGCATCACCGATCAGGTGGAGATGTTTCCGGGCCGCCGCGGAGCGGGACGCATTTTTTACAACCAGGTGAAGCTTTCCGGGGTGGTTCCCCAGGTGTGCGTGCTGTTCGGTCCGTCCGCCGCCGGCGGCGCCTACATTCCCGCCTTCTGCGACGTGGTGATCATGGTGGACAAAAACGCCAGCATGTATCTCGGATCGCCCCGGATGGCGGAGATGGTGATCGGTGAAAGAGTGAGCCTGGAGGAAATGGGCGGGGCGCGCATGCACTGCAGCGTCAGCGGGTGCGGCGATTTCCTGGCGAAGGACGAGGAGGAAGCGATTCTTCTCGCCCGCCAATATCTCTCCTATTTTCCGGCGAACTATGCGGAGAAGCCCCCGGTGGAGCCGGGGAAAGACCCTTCGCCTTCGGCGCGGCGCGTCTCGGAGATCGTGCCGGACAATCAAAACGTTCCCTTCGACATGATGCAGGTGATCGAGGCGATCGTGGATGAGGGCTCTTTCCTTGAGGTCAAGAAGCTCTTCGCCCGGGAACTGATCACGGGACTTGCCCGTCTGAACGGCCGTCCCGTCGGCATCATCGCCAACCAGTCGAAGGTGAAGGGCGGCGTGCTGTTCGTCGACTCCGCCGACAAGGCGGCCCGCTTTATCACCCTGTGCGATGCTTTCCAAATCCCCCTTCTTTTCCTGGCCGATGTTCCGGGCTTCATGATCGGCACCCAGGTGGAGCGCGCCGGGATCATCCGACACGGGGCGAAGATGATCGCCGCGGTGTCGGAGGCCACCGTTCCCAAAATTTCAGTGATCGTCCGCAAAGCATACGGCGCGGGCCTGTATGCCATGGCCGGCCCGGCCTTCGACCCGGACTGCTGCCTCGCCCTCCCCACCGCCCAGATCGCCGTGATGGGGCCGGAGGCGGCGGTGAATGCGGTGTACCGAAACAAAATCGAGGAACTTTCCGAGCCGGAGCGCACCAAATTTGTGATGGAGAAGCGGGAGGAGTATAAAAAGGATATCGACATCTACCGGTTGGCCCACGAGTTGATCGTCGACGACATCGTTCATCCGGATCGGTTGCGCGAGGAGTTGATTCGGCGGTTGGAAGCCTATTCGAGCAAACAGAAAGTTTTCAGCGAGCGGAAGCACCCGGTATATCCGGTCTGA
- a CDS encoding N-acetyltransferase: MDKPKVERLKINYKTLEEFQKFHEYGLQELSMLEDLKANIIENDSNSPFYGIYEDGNLVARISLYRIDAKYDRYFDPPQDYYELWKLEVLPQYRGKGYGSALVRHAQSFGLPVKTNARRRSDPFWIKMGFRPVKYDPVRDRGENPYVWTPPGVGLQE, from the coding sequence ATGGACAAACCAAAGGTTGAACGACTGAAGATTAATTATAAAACGCTGGAAGAGTTTCAAAAATTCCATGAATATGGGCTCCAAGAATTGTCCATGCTAGAAGACTTGAAAGCCAACATCATCGAGAATGACAGCAACTCCCCCTTTTACGGGATTTACGAGGACGGAAACCTGGTGGCCCGGATCAGCCTGTACCGGATCGACGCCAAATACGACCGCTATTTCGATCCCCCCCAGGACTATTACGAGCTGTGGAAACTGGAAGTGTTGCCCCAATACCGGGGGAAGGGGTACGGGAGCGCCCTGGTTCGCCACGCCCAGAGCTTCGGACTTCCGGTGAAGACCAACGCCCGTCGCCGTTCCGATCCCTTCTGGATCAAGATGGGATTTCGGCCGGTCAAATACGATCCGGTCCGCGACCGCGGGGAAAATCCGTATGTGTGGACTCCGCCGGGGGTGGGTCTCCAGGAATGA
- a CDS encoding enoyl-CoA hydratase, translating to MSVVEWERKEGISVITLNRPEVYNALNLETLRELMKIVEELAHSKATRAVIITGAGEKAFCSGADLKERRTFTEDQVRRFIHLIRETFTAIERLPRPVIAAVNGVALGGGMELALACDLRLADERAIFGLTETSLGIIPGAGGTQRLPRIVGKSKAKELIFTARRINAAEAERIGLVNHVVPKGEVLDAALKMAAMINENAPLALAQAKFAIDYGMETDLATGLMIETKAYEALIPTKDRLEGLEAFKEKRKPIYRGE from the coding sequence ATGAGCGTGGTTGAATGGGAGCGGAAGGAAGGCATTTCCGTCATCACCCTGAATCGCCCCGAGGTGTACAATGCGCTCAATCTCGAGACGTTGAGGGAATTGATGAAAATCGTGGAGGAACTGGCTCACTCCAAAGCCACACGGGCGGTGATCATCACGGGCGCGGGGGAGAAGGCCTTCTGTTCCGGGGCGGACCTGAAGGAGCGGCGAACCTTTACGGAGGATCAGGTCCGGCGTTTCATCCACCTGATTCGCGAAACCTTCACGGCGATCGAGCGCCTGCCCCGGCCGGTCATCGCCGCCGTGAACGGCGTTGCCCTGGGCGGCGGGATGGAGCTGGCTTTGGCATGCGACCTGAGGCTGGCGGATGAACGGGCGATTTTCGGATTGACGGAAACATCCCTGGGAATCATACCGGGAGCCGGGGGAACGCAGCGCCTGCCCCGGATCGTCGGAAAATCCAAGGCGAAGGAACTGATTTTCACCGCCCGCCGGATCAATGCCGCCGAGGCGGAGCGAATCGGTCTGGTCAACCACGTGGTGCCCAAGGGAGAGGTGCTGGATGCCGCCCTGAAGATGGCGGCGATGATCAATGAAAACGCCCCCCTGGCCCTGGCCCAGGCCAAATTTGCCATCGATTACGGGATGGAGACGGATCTGGCCACCGGTTTGATGATCGAGACCAAAGCCTATGAGGCGCTGATTCCCACCAAGGATCGCCTGGAGGGGCTGGAGGCCTTCAAAGAAAAAAGGAAACCGATCTACCGGGGGGAATAA